CAATCTGGTCTGGGGCGTGGTCACCAACAAGCCGCTGCGCTTCGCCGAGCCGATCATGCAGCAACTGGGGCTGGCCGAGCGCTCGGCCCTGCTGATCTGCCCGGATCACGTCAAGAACAGCAAACCGGATCCCGAGATGCTTGAGCTTGCCTGCAAGATGCTTGATCTGGATCCGTCTACGGTTCTGTTTGTGGGCGATGATCTGCGCGATATCGAATCCGGCCGTGACGCGGGCACCAAAACCGCCGCCGTGACCTATGGCTATATTCACCCGGACGACAACCCTCGGCATTGGGGCGCGGACGTGGTGGTGGATCATCCGCAGGAGTTGCGCAAGGTGATCGATAACGCGCTGTGCAGTTGCTGACTCGGGCCCGCTCCATTCCCATGCCGGTCGTGGGAACGATCAGAAGTTAATGGATTAGAGGTTTTTATGTTTGATTATTCCGCTCGCCCCGAATTGCTCAAGGATCGGGTCATTCTGGTCACCGGTGCCGGTCGCGGCATCGGCGCCGCCGCTGCGAAAACCTACGCGGCCCACGGCGCGACCGTGCTGCTGCTGGGCAAGACCGAAGCCAATCTGACCCAGGTCTACGACGAGATCGAAGCGGCCGGGCATCCGCAGCCGGCGGTGATCCCGTTCAACCTCGAAACCGCCCTGCCCCATCAATACGATGAGCTGGCGGCGATGATCGAAACCGAGTTCGGCCACCTCGACGGCCTGCTGCACAACGCCTCGATCATTGGCCCGCGCACGCCGATCGAGCAGTTGTCCGGTGAGAACTTCATGCGCGTCATGCAGGTCAACGTCAACGCGATGTTCATGCTGACCAGCACCCTGCTGCCGCTGCTCAAACTGTCCCAGGACGCCTCGGTGGTGTTCACCTCCAGCAGCGTCGGCCGCAAGGGCCGCGCCTACTGGGGCGCCTATGGCGTCTCCAAGTTTGCCACCGAGGGTTTGATGCAGACCCTGGCTGATGAAGTCGACGGCGTGGCGCCGGTACGCTCCAACAGCATCAACCCGGGCGGCACCCGTACCAGCATGCGCGCCCAGGCGTATCCGGGGGAAAATCCGCTGAACAACCCGACGCCGGAAGAGATCATGCCGGTCTATCTGTACCTGATGGGTCCGGACAGCACGGGCATCAACGGCCAGGCATTCAACGCCCAGTAATGCCATACGTCGCTTTTGTTGCCGCGGCGGATTCCCGTCGCGGCATACATTTGCCGCTTTGCGCAGGCCCGTTTCAGTCAAATTACCACCACTCAATTTCAAGCTATAACTTCAACTCTTTGATTCAAAACGGTTTTAATAAAACCTGAACTGAATGGCACGACTTTCGCTCTACATTCCCTCAAAGCACGCCGAGTGAAGGCAGTCGGGCAAGGCCCGATTTCGATAGCTGACTAATCGTCATCGGGCAGACTAAACTTGTGCCAAATGTCCTACGGGACTGATGGATCAGTATGACGCGCAGCCCATAGCCGCTCTCACCCAGCCTGTAAGACAGACTTACTGCTTAGGGGCTCACGCCATATGAAATCACCCTCCCAGACCACTGCAATTGACTTCGACAGTGCCAAATTGCAACGCCTGGGCTTTGGTCAGCTGCCTCCGCTGCTGCAGCGACCTGTCAGCCTGGCGCAACTGCGCCAGCAAATGAGCCTGCAACTGCAAACCAGCCTTGAGCCTCAACGCATCCTGGGTCTGTTTTTCCGCGAAGTTCAGCGCCTGGTACCGCTCGATGCCTTGAGCTACGTGCACAGCGGCAGTGACCTGCGCCTGGAGTTCGGGGCCCGCGGTCATCACTCGGCCAGCTACAGCCTCAGCCACGACGGCGAGCACATGGGCGAGCTGGTGTTCCGCCGCAACCAGCGCTTCAGCGAGCAGGAACTGGGCAATCTGGAATCGCTCCTGTCGTCCCTGCTGTACCCGATGCGCAATGCGCTGCTCTACCGCGTTGCGACCCAGACCGCCCTGCGCGACCCATTGACCGGCGCCGGCAACCGCATCGCCATGGAGCAGACCCTGCAGCGGGAAATCGAAATGTCCCGTCGCCACCTGCAACCGCTATCGCTGCTGATGCTGGACATTGATCACTTCAAGCAGGTCAACGACATTCATGGTCACACGGCCGGCGATGAAGTGCTCAAAGCCGTCGCCGCGTCGATCAAGGATCAGTTGCGCAACGTCGACATGGTGTTTCGTTATGGCGGGGAAGAGTTTTTGATCCTGCTGTCCAACACCAGCCGCGAAGCTGCCGCGATGGTCGGCGAACGCCTGCGGTATGCAGCACAGGCCCAGGACTATTACGCCGATGGCCAATTGATCGAACTGACCGTGAGCCTCGGTTGCTCGACCCTGCTGCCGGGCGAGTCCGCCGACAGCCTGCTGCGCCGGGCCGACAGCGCGTTGTACGTGGCCAAGCGCGAAGGGCGCAATCGCCTGACAATGGCCGGCTGAACTGGGCCTGGCAAACAAGAACGGGAGCACATGGGCTCCCGTTTTTCATTGAGGTCGTCGTACTAGCTCTCGACCAGCGCCCGCCGCTCGCGCCCGACCAGCACCCGCTCCGTCAACTCCAACTGCATGCAGCGTTCAAGGAACAGATACATATAGTCGTAGCTCTTGCACACAGCCTGGCACAGCTCCGTCTGCAAGGCTTTGCTCGGGTTCATGCCAGCCAGGGTGCAGATGATTTCCAGCGCCTCCCAGGGGTGGGCGTCATCGTACTGGGCGTGCATCTTCAGCCACTTCATCGCCCGCTTGCGATCCTCTTCGGGGAACGCGGCGGCATACACACCAGTCGAGCAGACCAGCGCCGACCACTCCCCGGTCGCGCCCTCGATCGCATAGTTGGTGGCGGCAATGGCCACGATCAGCGAATCCGCCGAACTGGTGTGCCAGCACCAGTGACTCAGCGCATGCAGCTCCGGCGGCACTTGCTGGGCCTGCAGGTCTTCCAGGCTCACACCGTGAGCCCGACTCCAGTTCAACCAGTAATCGGCGTGATTGAGTTCGACGCGGATGTTGCGCATCAGCCAACGCCGCGCCATGTCTTCACCCGGGTGACGGGCGAACTTGGTCTTGGTGAGATTCTGCGCCATGTACAACGCGAATTGCTCAACGACGGGCCAGCCCCCGATCAGGTACTGGCGCATGGTCCTGGCGCTGAGCTTGTTATCACGCATGCGCAGGTAAAGTTCATGTTCGACAACCCGGCGTTTGCTCTCGCTGCAATCCTGGATCAACTGTTGTGCCCAGGCAGGATAACTTGCAGCTTCCATGAGTGGTCCGGTTCGGTTGAATGTGTCGATCACTGTTCGGCTCCTTTTGATTTGTGATTGTAAGGATCGGCAAGAGACTTCAACGGAACGTGCCAGGCGCCTTGAACAACAGCGGCTGCGGTCTGGCGGGCCGACTTTGCAAACTGTCGCAGGTAAACAACTGCGGGCGTTCGATGACATAACCCTGAGCGTAATCCACGCCGATTTCAAGCAATGCCTGCTCGATCTGGGCTGTTTCGACAAACTCCGCAATTGTCTGCTTACCCATGACATGCCCGATGTGGTTGATCACTTCGACCATAGCGCGGTTAATCGGGTCGTCCAGCATATCCTTTACGAAACTCCCGTCGATCTTCAGGAAGTCTACAGGCAAATGTTTCAAATAAGCGAATGAAGACATTCCGGCACAAAAATCATCCAGCGAGAAGTAACAACCCAAGCCCTTGAGTTCATTAATAAATCGGATGGCACTGCCAAGATTTGCAATGGCGCTGGTTTCTGTAATTTCAAAACAAATCATTTCAGGAGGAACGGAATAGTTATCAAACTGTTCCCGCAGAAAGTGCAAGAACGCGTCATCTCCGATAGTAATGCCTGAAAGATTAATCGCACACATTGCCAGTGGCCGTTCGCACTCTTCGTTAATACATTGAGCAATGACCTTAAATACATTCTGCACAACCCAGCGATCCAGCGAAGTCATCAAACCATAACGTTCGGCTGCCGGTATGAAACTGTCCGGCAGAATCATCCGACCCGCCTCGTCATGCAGGCGCAACAGAATTTCGATGTGCCCGCCCGCGCCACCAGCCACCGAACCCAACGGGGCGATTTCCTGGGCATAGAGACAGAAGCGGTTTTCCTCCAGGGCCATGTGCAGGCGCTGTACCCAGGCCATCTCGCCGAAACGCAGGGACAGTTCCGAATCGTCGGCATGGTAGACCTGCACCCGGTTGCGGCCCTTTTCCTTGGCCATGTAGCAGGCCATATCGGCCGCCCGCAGCGAGGCTTCGAGGGTGGTCGGGGTTTGCGCGACATGTACCAGACCAATGCTGACGGTGGTCAGGAACGGCCGCCCCTTCCAGACGAAATGCAGGTTTTGCACTGTCTGACGCAGGCTCTCGGCGATCTTCTCGGCCGCCTCCGGAGCGCAGTTCTCCAGCAGGATGCCGAACTCATCCCCCCCCAGCCGTGCCAGCGTGTCGCCCTCGCGCAGGCCGGATTGCAGCAACGCACAGATATGCCGCAGCAACTCATCACCCGCCGCATGCCCGCAGGTGTCGTTGACCAGTTTGAACTGATCGAGATCGAGGAACATCAGCGCATGTCGCCCGGGCTGGCGGGTCAGATTGTGCAAAGCCTGTTCGAGGCGATATTCGAACTCGCGGCGGTTGGCCAGGCCGGTCAACGCGTCGTGGGTGGCCTGCCACGACAGGTTGGCAATGTATTGCCGCTCCTGGGTCATGTCGTGCAACACCAGCACAGTCCCGCTGACCTTGCCGGCATTGCGGATCGGCGCCCCGACCAGGGTCACCGAGACAGTGCTGCCGTCCAGGCGCTGAATCAGTTTGGAATGCTCGCTGCCACCGCTGAGCTGGCCACTCAGAATGTGTTCGATCAGGGTCAGCCCTTCGGTCTGGGCGTTGTCATCCAGCAAATTGAACAATGCCGCCAGCGGCAGGCCGGCCGCCTGCTCGGCTTTCCAGTGGGTCAAGGCCTCCGCCGCCGGGTTCATGTATTCGATTGCGCCGCTCACATCGGTGGTGATCACCCCGTCGCCAATCGATTGCAGGGTGATATGGGCCCGATCCTTTTCCAGTTGCAGGGCCTCGGCAAAGGCATGCCGCTGTTTGAGCAGTTTACGGGTGCGAAACAGCGCCAGGACGATCAGGCCCAGCGCCGTGGCGAGGTTGGTGAACAGCAGCAGACGCAGGATTACCCGCGAACCTTCGCCCAGGGCATCGCTGAAGGCCTTGGCGGCGGGTGTCACGCCATCGTTGATTGCAAAGATCCGGTCCTTCCAGCGCCGGATATCGGCATCGGTGGCGGCATTGGCCGTGATCCGCCGGTGCATCTCCTGCGCCACGTCATCGAGTTCCACCAGATAGGCGTCGCCCAGTGTCCAGCGGTCGATGGCGGTTTCCAGATAGCTGAAGTGGCGGAAGTTCAGGTACAGCCAGATCAGGCTGGAGACATCGTCCGGGTGGTTGCCGCCCTTGAGGATGCCCTCGCGCGCCGCTTGCAGGTCGGGTGGTTGCCTGTCCAGAGCCAGACGCAGCTGATGGCCGCCCTGAGGCACGGCGATCGCGTTCTGATATTTGAGGTAAATCGCCTCGTCACGGCTGTCGGCATATAGATTCAGGTAATAGATCGCATCTTTCTGGCCCTTGGACCAGAGGCTCTCCCCCGCCACATACCCGCGAACGGCCGACAGGACGTAAAGACTCACGCCTCCCAGCAAGGCCTGAAACAACACGACGGCGATGAATGGCCAGACGATGCCCAGCAACCGAGGCGTTCCGAGAGTCCGCTTTTGCTTCATTGGATTCCTTGCGTGGTCACTGCCTGATCGCCTGTCTCTATCAGACCAACCTCCAAAGACTAGGAGGCGTTCGGGGTTCCGGCAAGCGACGGATCAGCCCTGATTCGGTACAAACGCAGGGTTATACATATGTAACGCCGTACAACTGGCTGGCGACGTTTTACTGACACTCCAGTTCCCCCCTCTCAGGGCAGGAAATCGTTCTCGCGGAGTGCTATATGACATCGACCTCTCTCGCTACAACCGACACACCGGACACCCAGGAGTTTCGTGCCAGACAGGCATTGGGACTTGATCAGGGCCCCGACATCGAAGACCTGGTTCCCGAGCCCGACGCACGGGAAAAGAAAAGCTACAAGGCGTTTGAACGCGCATCGCCTGAGCTTGCGCTATCCATGCCCCTGCAAATGTACGTGGCAAAAATCACCGATACGCGGATCGTCGACACCGTAACAACCTTCATGAGCGGCCCGTCCACGCTGATAAAGCATCTGGGCACCGACATCCTTTCGAACGCGTCCGTCGAGCAACTGCGCGCGACACCCTCGGTATGGCTGCAGAAAATACTCGACTCGACCCAGGCAACGGCTCTGACCGAGCAACTGTTGAAACAACTCAAGTGGTACGGTGCAAACCCCGGCGAACAGACTCCAGCGTCCATCCGCTATCAACTCTTGTGTAAAGCCATCCGTCTCTATGTGCGGGCACCTTCGGTCGATCACCCGGATGCGCTAGAAGGCTTCAGTTGGCAAGACCCGACACACTGGGGCAAAAGCTACCAGACCCTGCGCAGTGCTTTCGAACAGCATTTGCTGAAATCTCGGCGCGCTGCCGATAGCAAAGAAGCAATCGTGCTGGCCCACGTGCTGTACGTCCACGAGGCAAAGGATTTCACCGTGGGCGACATTCCGTCCGATCTTCGCTACAGGAGCTCGATGGTGTGGGTCAATTTCATGCACGGCGTGCTGCTGGCTGACGAACTTGGCCTTGATCGATTGCAGCCGCTTTCCTTTCAACAGCTCGTCAATCTGCCTCTGGAGCGCAGCACCAACGCTTCAACCGAGGAACTTGAAAAAATTACGTGCCTGAGACTGAGCCCGACACTCGACTGGGCAGTCTGCATGGGCATCGTTCAGCCACGAGAAACTTCCGACTACACCGAGGAGGAAGTCGAACGAGCCATCGCAGCGCTGGAACGCCAGAGCGAAAGCCTGAACAAGGCCGTGCAATCCCTGGAGCTGCGCCCGCCGGACAGATTGCAGATGGCCAAGCGTATGAAAGAAGATGCCCTGGGCACCCATGTACTGGGGACGGACGGACGCAAACTCCTGCGGGACGATCCACCGGCCGCCCTGGGGCACCGAAACATGCCGTCACTGAAACTGGAAGGGTACGGCTTTCTTGATCTCTATGCCGACGGACAGTTCGATGATGGCAAACGATGGTTTTTCACCGAGCCAGATGGAAAAACGCGGACCATCGAAGCGTTTCGCATGGACAAAAACCGGTATTTCTACTCGGAACGCGAAGTAGACGGCATCTATCGGCAGATGTTTTCCGGCGGGATCGTCCGCAACCTTTCCGGCAAACCGCTCCCGGACGTCAACGCGGAGTTTGCATCGGCGTTCGACAAGCACCTGACCACCATCAGGTCTGCGTACAAGACCTTGATTCTCAGTTTGTTGGTATCCCTGCCGCAGGCTGATCGCCGGATGCTGGAACAAGGTGATATTGAAGTGCTGGGTCTGCGCGCAAAAACAAGACCGGGCATTCATACAGAACCTCTGGCGAGGAAAGGCTTCGTATTGAAGGTACAACTGGAGGGCGAGTTCAGCTATTACGAGGTCATCCCGAGCGCCGGTTTCATTCGTCAGAGAACCGGACTGAGGTTTTCGACCATAAATGGAGTGTTCACCGAGTTTCCGCTGCATGCGGTCATCCCCGGACAAACCTTTTCAAGCAAACACAGCACGTCGCTACTGCTCGACTGGGATGCTCATGCCAATGGCGCCACCCCTGCCGCTCGGAATTACTACATAGGATTTATCGATGTCGTGGCCCGTGTATCGCGGGACTCGGCCGCTGAAGACGCGGCGGGAACAGGCCTGGAATCCTCCCGGCTGATTGCACTGGCAGACCACATCGCCACGCATTTTCTTTACGTCGATGAAAAGCATCTGCGCATTCAGGCCCGCGGCATGACGACCTTCGATATCACCCGGGCAAAAATCGAGAAACGGCTTGCAGTGCTCGAGACGATCGTGAAGAGTTTTGTACCGTTCTGGGGCAGCATTGACGATCTCTCGTCGGAGGGAACCGGGAACAAAGTCATGGGCGCTTTGGGATTACTCCTCGATCTGGCGTCTTTCCTTTTCCCCGTGGGCAAGTTCATCTCGGGTTCGGTGCGACTTGCCCGAGCCGGCGCCAGCGTCACAGGCATGGTGGTCAAAGCCAGCCTGCCATCTTTCTCGACCCTGTCGCGCAAGTTGATAACTTCCTCACTGAAAAACCTCAACCCGCTGGATGGCATCCCGACACTGGCGAAGTCACTTGCCCTCGGCAGCGGCAAAGGGCTGCTTGCCGCAGGCCGACTGGGTCTCGGGGGCATCCGCCGACTGGCCGGGCAGGTCGACAACTACCGTCTGATTCACAACATGCCACAGGCCATGGACCCCGGACGCTGGAAACCACTGACCCACGGCGATCAAATGGCAAGCATCAACGGCGTGGACGATATCCTGATACGCAACACCAGTCCGACAGACCTGAGTCGGTTCCATCTTGTCGATCCTGCCACGTCTTTGCCCTATGGCCCGCGTCTGAGCAACAACCCTGGAAACCTGATCCACGGCCAATCCACCTTCAAGACCTTGCCCCCCTCTGAATCCCATGTGCTCGTCGAGATCCCGGAAAGCGCCCACATTCGTGAAGTGCTGGAGGTCGATGGTCGAACCACGTTGTTGATTGATGACATCCCTTATCGACTGGATGGCAATCAATTGCGCCGCGCCGACCTGATCGATGAAACGTCGATGTTCAAATCCATACCTTGCCGAGTGCGACGGGCACCGGACAGCGATGTATGCAAAACGAGCTATGTCACCCGGACTCCAGCGCCGACGCCTGCCCCGAACAGTCAAGACACAAGCAAGGGATGGGCGCCATGGTTCGGCGATACCATTTACACACCGGCCATCTCCTCGCAGCCATTACTGACAAGCGCCATCAAGACCTACAAGCAACTCAATGCATCATTGGAGTTTCAAAAGGGAATCTATGCGCGCATCAAGGTTCGCCTGCCCTACGATCGCTCAAAAAAGTTCGATACGCTTGAAGTCGGAGCGATCATCGCTCCAGCGAAAGATGACTCGAAACACTTTGTATTCACCCGCCTCAATGCCGGGGATTTTTACGTTGCTGAACGCTTGCCTGGACAGGCTCTTGCCGATCCTCTGGTTTTACGCAAGGCACAAACCCTGCCTGTAGAACTGGCGGAGGAACTGAAGACGGTTTATACCGGGTCGCTCTGTGCCAACAACACGGCACGGATCCACACGGCTCCAGCGGTAGAGCGCGCCTTGAAAACCATGGAGGAAATCGCCATTCCACTCGGCACGAACGCCAATCCCCCTGCCGGCATGAAATGGCTGAAGGTGGACACCAGCTCCGGTGAAGCACTGATGTTCGACCACCAAACGCGAATGATCGTAGCGAAGCTCGCCGAAGGTGCCACCACGTGGACACGAAGCAAGGACGCTCCAGAGGCTTTGCGGCAGCGAACAGCGGACATTTTCGACACCCTGTTTCTCTCACCGACGATCAACCCTCCAGCTACCAACGCATCGCTGCGCATCGATGCCACAATGCAAAAACTGCAAAAACTGCTGAGCCGATTTGACCGTACAGACAATGCCCGCAACATTGCCTATGCCGAAGTCATCACTGCCAATGGTGTGCGAGAAGTTTACGTCAGTGTTTCCGGCGCTCATGGCACAACCAAACACCTGCCCCTGTTTCGGCACCTGGGCGCCAATCATGTAAAGATCGGCGACACGACCTACATCAACGTCGACTTCAACCTGGTTGTTGGCAAGACAAACCTGGAGTTGACCGATAAAGGGCGCCTGGCAGCCGTCCCGCTGACTATCAAGAACATCGATACCTACACACCCACACTGGCGGCCCGACCGACCTCTCTGGACAGTGAAAGCAAGCTGATACGCGTGATTCGCGAGAAATACACCGATCCACTTGAGCTGAAATCGGTGGACGTCGCTACCACGATGCCGCCCTGCGAATCGTGCTCACTGGTCATGAAGGAATTTGGTCATAGAGGTGAAGCCGATGCGTTGCAGGTTCTATGGAAATGACCTACATCCGCTGCAAATGCCCATAAAGCTTGGCGTACAAACCACCATCGGCAATCAGTTGCTGATGGTCGCCATCCTCGGCAACCTGCCCGCCGTCGAACACCAGCACCCGGTCCGCCTGCTTAACCGCTGACAGGCGGTGGGCAATGATCAGCGTGGTGCGGCCATGGAGGAAGCGCGCCATGGCCTGGTGCAGGTTGTATTCGGTGGCGGCGTCGAGGGCCGAGGTGGCTTCGTCGAGGATCACCACTTTCGGCTCGGCGAGGATCATCCGCGCAATCGCCAGCCGTTGCCGCTGGCCGCCGGACAGGCGCACGCCGGAGCGGCCGACGATGCTGTCCAGCCCGTCCGGCAAAGCGCGGATGGCGGGTTCGAGCTGGGCGATTTCCAGCGCCTGCCAGCAGGCGTCGTCGCTGCGGGTACGGCCCATGGTCAGGTTGGCCCGCACGGTGTCGTTAAACAGCGCCGGATGCTGCAGCACCACCGCGACGTTTTCCCGAACCGTTTCCAGGCCGATTTCCTGCTGGGTCGAGCCGCCGAAACGGATGGTCCCGGCCAGTGGCGTGTAGAGCCCCAGCAGCAATTGCACGAGGGTACTTTTGCCGCCGCCGCTGGCGCCGACAATCGCCACTTTCTCGCCCGGTGCGATGGACAGGTTCATCTGATCCAGCACCAGTTCATCGCCATAACCGAAGCTCAGGCCTTGCACCTCGATCCCGACAGTATCGCGGCCCTTGAACGGATCGACGCCGCCGGGGTATTGCGGCTCGTCGGCGCGGGCCAGCAGTTCGTTGATCCGCGACAGTGCACCGCCCGCCGCGTAATAGGCGTATTGCAGGTTCAGCAGTTGCTCGACCGGGCCGATCATGAACCACAGGTAGCTGAACACCGCGAGCATCTGGCCGATCGACAGGTCGGAGAACAGCACCGTGAGCATTGCCGCTGCGCGGAAGATGTCGATGCCGAACTGGAACAGCAGACCACTGGCACGGTTGGAAGCGTCGGTCTTCCACTGCGAGTTGACCGCATAGTTGCGCACTTCCTGAGCCCGCAGCCCCAGCCGTCCGAGGAAGAAGCCCTGACGGTTGCCGGCGCGCACTTCCTGAATCGCATCGAGGGTTTCGCTCAGCGCTTGAGTGAAGCGCGAGGTGCTGTCGTTCTCCAGTTTCTTCAGGTGCTTGACCCGTTTGCCCAACTGCACCGTGGCGTAGATCACCAGCGGATTGAACAGCAGGATCAGCAGCGCCAGTTTCCAGTGCATCCACATCAGGATGCTGGCGGTGCCGACCAGCGTCAGCATCGCAACCAGAAAACGGCTGAGGGTTTCGCCGACAAACTTGTCGAGGGTATCGAGGTCGGTGACCAGGTGCGTAGTGACCGTGCCGCTGCCCAGGCTTTCGTATTCGCCGAGGGAAATACGCTTGAGTCTTTCGATCAGCCGCACGCGAATGCGATAGACGATGTCCTTGGCCAGCCGCGCAAACAACCGCGCCTGCAACACACCAAAACACAGGGCGCTGCAACGCAGTGTCAGGGTCACCACCAGCATCAGGCCGATATAGCCCGCCGCTTGCTGCCACATGCTCGGCAGCACATGGTTCATGACTTTCAGTGCGGCATCGCCATGGCCGAGCAGGACTTCGTCTACCAGCAACGGCAACAGCAACGGGATCGGCACGCTGCACAGCGTCGCCAGTACGGCCACGCCGTTGGCGATCCACAGGGATTTTTTGTGATGAAGTGCCAGACGCCGGACTTCAGCCCAGCTCAGCCGGTCGACACGCTTGACGGCTGGCGTGTCATCGGCCGGGTCAGACACAGGCCGCGCGCTCCAGCCATCGGCCGAGCAACGGCGACAGTTCACTGAGCGGCTGGTAGCCGTTGGTCAGCAACGCCAGTTGGCCGTTGCGTTCGGCGAGCAGGGTCGGGAATCCGGCGATGCCCAGATCCTGAACCCAATTGAAATCGGCCAATGTGGCCTCGTGCTGGTCAGCACGATCGAACAACGCAGCGAATTCGATGCGTGGTACACCGGCCTTTTCGGCCAGTTCCACCAGCACGTCGGCGCGGGTGACATCGCGGCCCTCGACGTAGAACGCGTGCTGGATCAGGCCCAGCAGCGTCCATGCACAATCCGGTGCCAGAGAACGCGCCGTGACGATGGCGCGGCAGGCGGGCTCGGTGTCATAGACAAAGCCTTCAGGCAACGCACCTTCGAACTTGAACGGCTGACCGGTGGCTTCGGCGACGGCCTGCCAGTGTTCGAAGATATAGCGCCGGGTGGTCGGCTCCAGCGCCGCGCCACTGCCGGTGCGCAATCCGCC
This genomic window from Pseudomonas kribbensis contains:
- the mupP gene encoding N-acetylmuramic acid 6-phosphate phosphatase MupP, with the translated sequence MAIRAVLFDMDGTLLDTAPDFIAICQAMRADRGLPPMNDKHIRDEISGGAKAMVAVTFSMDPESPGFEELRLEFLERYLAGCAVHSKLFDGMGELLADIEKANLVWGVVTNKPLRFAEPIMQQLGLAERSALLICPDHVKNSKPDPEMLELACKMLDLDPSTVLFVGDDLRDIESGRDAGTKTAAVTYGYIHPDDNPRHWGADVVVDHPQELRKVIDNALCSC
- a CDS encoding TenA family transcriptional regulator, with protein sequence MEAASYPAWAQQLIQDCSESKRRVVEHELYLRMRDNKLSARTMRQYLIGGWPVVEQFALYMAQNLTKTKFARHPGEDMARRWLMRNIRVELNHADYWLNWSRAHGVSLEDLQAQQVPPELHALSHWCWHTSSADSLIVAIAATNYAIEGATGEWSALVCSTGVYAAAFPEEDRKRAMKWLKMHAQYDDAHPWEALEIICTLAGMNPSKALQTELCQAVCKSYDYMYLFLERCMQLELTERVLVGRERRALVES
- a CDS encoding ABC transporter ATP-binding protein — translated: MSDPADDTPAVKRVDRLSWAEVRRLALHHKKSLWIANGVAVLATLCSVPIPLLLPLLVDEVLLGHGDAALKVMNHVLPSMWQQAAGYIGLMLVVTLTLRCSALCFGVLQARLFARLAKDIVYRIRVRLIERLKRISLGEYESLGSGTVTTHLVTDLDTLDKFVGETLSRFLVAMLTLVGTASILMWMHWKLALLILLFNPLVIYATVQLGKRVKHLKKLENDSTSRFTQALSETLDAIQEVRAGNRQGFFLGRLGLRAQEVRNYAVNSQWKTDASNRASGLLFQFGIDIFRAAAMLTVLFSDLSIGQMLAVFSYLWFMIGPVEQLLNLQYAYYAAGGALSRINELLARADEPQYPGGVDPFKGRDTVGIEVQGLSFGYGDELVLDQMNLSIAPGEKVAIVGASGGGKSTLVQLLLGLYTPLAGTIRFGGSTQQEIGLETVRENVAVVLQHPALFNDTVRANLTMGRTRSDDACWQALEIAQLEPAIRALPDGLDSIVGRSGVRLSGGQRQRLAIARMILAEPKVVILDEATSALDAATEYNLHQAMARFLHGRTTLIIAHRLSAVKQADRVLVFDGGQVAEDGDHQQLIADGGLYAKLYGHLQRM
- a CDS encoding GGDEF domain-containing protein, which codes for MKSPSQTTAIDFDSAKLQRLGFGQLPPLLQRPVSLAQLRQQMSLQLQTSLEPQRILGLFFREVQRLVPLDALSYVHSGSDLRLEFGARGHHSASYSLSHDGEHMGELVFRRNQRFSEQELGNLESLLSSLLYPMRNALLYRVATQTALRDPLTGAGNRIAMEQTLQREIEMSRRHLQPLSLLMLDIDHFKQVNDIHGHTAGDEVLKAVAASIKDQLRNVDMVFRYGGEEFLILLSNTSREAAAMVGERLRYAAQAQDYYADGQLIELTVSLGCSTLLPGESADSLLRRADSALYVAKREGRNRLTMAG
- a CDS encoding EAL domain-containing protein translates to MKQKRTLGTPRLLGIVWPFIAVVLFQALLGGVSLYVLSAVRGYVAGESLWSKGQKDAIYYLNLYADSRDEAIYLKYQNAIAVPQGGHQLRLALDRQPPDLQAAREGILKGGNHPDDVSSLIWLYLNFRHFSYLETAIDRWTLGDAYLVELDDVAQEMHRRITANAATDADIRRWKDRIFAINDGVTPAAKAFSDALGEGSRVILRLLLFTNLATALGLIVLALFRTRKLLKQRHAFAEALQLEKDRAHITLQSIGDGVITTDVSGAIEYMNPAAEALTHWKAEQAAGLPLAALFNLLDDNAQTEGLTLIEHILSGQLSGGSEHSKLIQRLDGSTVSVTLVGAPIRNAGKVSGTVLVLHDMTQERQYIANLSWQATHDALTGLANRREFEYRLEQALHNLTRQPGRHALMFLDLDQFKLVNDTCGHAAGDELLRHICALLQSGLREGDTLARLGGDEFGILLENCAPEAAEKIAESLRQTVQNLHFVWKGRPFLTTVSIGLVHVAQTPTTLEASLRAADMACYMAKEKGRNRVQVYHADDSELSLRFGEMAWVQRLHMALEENRFCLYAQEIAPLGSVAGGAGGHIEILLRLHDEAGRMILPDSFIPAAERYGLMTSLDRWVVQNVFKVIAQCINEECERPLAMCAINLSGITIGDDAFLHFLREQFDNYSVPPEMICFEITETSAIANLGSAIRFINELKGLGCYFSLDDFCAGMSSFAYLKHLPVDFLKIDGSFVKDMLDDPINRAMVEVINHIGHVMGKQTIAEFVETAQIEQALLEIGVDYAQGYVIERPQLFTCDSLQSRPARPQPLLFKAPGTFR
- a CDS encoding DsbA family protein, whose product is MSARLLYVMDPMCSWCWGFAPVAKALVEQAQAAGVELHLVVGGLRTGSGAALEPTTRRYIFEHWQAVAEATGQPFKFEGALPEGFVYDTEPACRAIVTARSLAPDCAWTLLGLIQHAFYVEGRDVTRADVLVELAEKAGVPRIEFAALFDRADQHEATLADFNWVQDLGIAGFPTLLAERNGQLALLTNGYQPLSELSPLLGRWLERAACV
- a CDS encoding YciK family oxidoreductase gives rise to the protein MFDYSARPELLKDRVILVTGAGRGIGAAAAKTYAAHGATVLLLGKTEANLTQVYDEIEAAGHPQPAVIPFNLETALPHQYDELAAMIETEFGHLDGLLHNASIIGPRTPIEQLSGENFMRVMQVNVNAMFMLTSTLLPLLKLSQDASVVFTSSSVGRKGRAYWGAYGVSKFATEGLMQTLADEVDGVAPVRSNSINPGGTRTSMRAQAYPGENPLNNPTPEEIMPVYLYLMGPDSTGINGQAFNAQ